A DNA window from Camelina sativa cultivar DH55 chromosome 17, Cs, whole genome shotgun sequence contains the following coding sequences:
- the LOC104754496 gene encoding switch 2-like, with amino-acid sequence MSLLHTFKETLKPCGTFPSSSSLRISSTQELEPPRKPPKSSLSQQLLRLDDSYFLPSKHESKISKPEVEGFDHSEDDPKRNIKFEEEEEEDEDDETSIEFGRPGLNRAEFDYTGPYEPLVLSSIGEIPIIKVPASINCRLLEHQREGVTFLYNLYKNNHGGILGDDMGLGKTIQTIAFLAGVYGKDGDGSDTSVSESEKGPVLIICPSSIIHNWESEFSRWASFFKVSVYHGSNRDMILDKLKARGVEVLVTSFDTFRIQGPVLSGINWEIVIADEAHRLKNEKSKLYEACLEIKTKKRIGLTGTVMQNKIGELFNLFDWVAPGSLGTREHFREFYDEPLKLGQRATAPERFVQIADKRKQHLVSLLRKYLLRRTKDETIGHLMMGKEDNVVFCQMSQLQKRVYQRMLQLPEIQCLVNKDTPCACGSPLKQSECCRRIIPDGTMWSYLHRDNPDGCDSCPFCLVLTCLLKLQQISNHLELIKPNPKDEPEKQKKDAEFVSAVFGSDIDLVGGVSASKSFMDLSDVKHCGKMRALEKLMASWISKGDKILLFSYSVRMLDILENFLIRKGYSFARLDGSTPTNLRQSLVDDFNASPSKQVFLISTKAGGLGLNLVSANRVVIFDPNWNPSHDLQAQDRSFRYGQKRHVVVFRLLSAGSLEELVYTRQVYKQQLSNIAVSGKMETRYFEGVQDCKEFQGELFGISNLFRDLSDKLFTSDIVELHRDSNIHENKRSLLEAGVSEDEREEEVLCSYKPETEKPILKDLGIVYAHRNEDIINGGETTTSISTSQRFNGDSNGDECADQKKKKRKGCSEEVDMSSNREQKREKYKMLAEFKGMEILDFSRWVLSASPFDREKLLEDFLERVE; translated from the exons ATGTCGTTGTTACACACTTTCAAAGAGACCTTGAAGCCCTGTGGTACttttccatcatcttcatcgttgCGAATCTCATCAACCCAAGAATTAGAACCGCCGAGAAAGCCTCCCAAATCGTCTCTCTCACAGCAGCTTCTGCGTCTCGATGATTCCTACTTCTTACCCTCGAAGCACGAATCTAAAATCTCCAAACCCGAGGTCGAAGGTTTTGATCATAGCGAAGATGATCCcaaaagaaatatcaaatttgaagaagaagaagaagaagatgaagacgatgagACGTCGATTGAATTCGGCAGACCGGGATTAAACCGGGCTGAATTTGACTATACCGGGCCTTATGAACCACTTGTGCTGTCATCAATCGGAGAGATTCCGATCATAAAG GTACCTGCTTCTATCAACTGTAGATTGCTTGAACATCAGCGAGAGGGAGTCACGTTTCTGTATAATCTTTATAAAAACAACCATGGTGGCATTCTTGGCGATGACAT GGGATTAGGCAAGACCATTCAGACAATTGCGTTTCTTGCTGGAGTGTATGGAAAAGATGGTGACGGTAGTGATACTTCTGTTTCGGAGTCTGAAAAGGGTCCTGTACTAATAATCTGTCCTTCTTCGATTATCCATAATTGGGAGAGTGAGTTTTCTCGATGGGCGAGCTTCTTCAAGGTTTCGGTGTACCACGGATCAAACCGAGATATGATTCTTGATAAACTCAAGGCACGGGGTGTTGAGGTACTTGTAACCAGCTTTGATACTTTTCGAATCCAAGGCCCTGTTTTGTCCGGGATTAATTGGGAGATAGTGATTGCTGATGAGGCACATCGGCTAAAgaatgaaaaatctaaactttatgAGGCGTGTCTTGAGATCAAGACGAAGAAAAGGATTGGTCTTACAGGTACAGTGATGCAGAACAAGATTGGTGAGCTATTCAACCTTTTTGACTGGGTAGCGCCAGGGTCACTAGGCACTCGTGAACATTTCCGAGAATTCTATGACGAACCGCTTAAGCTAGGGCAGAGAGCTACTGCTCCGGAAAGATTTGTCCAGATTGCAGATAAGAGGAAACAGCATTTAGTCAGTCTTCTACGTAAGTATCTGTTGAGGAGGACTAAGGACGAGACAATTGGGCATCTGATGATGGGGAAAGAGGATAATGTAGTCTTCTGTCAAATGAGTCAATTGCAGAAACGGGTGTATCAAAGAATGCTGCAGCTCCCTGAAATTCAGTGCCTTGTAAATAAGGACACTCCATGCGCTTGTGGAAGCCCGCTTAAGCAATCTGAGTGCTGCAGAAGGATTATTCCTGATGGAACTATGTGGAGTTACCTTCATAGAGACAATCCTGACGGCTGTGATTCTTGTCCTTTCTGCTTGGTGCTTACATGCCTTTTGAAACTTCAGCAGATAAGCAATCATCTGGAGCTTattaaaccaaacccaaaagatGAGCCagaaaaacagaagaaggaCGCAGAGTTTGTATCTGCAGTGTTTGGGTCAGATATTGATCTAGTAGGAGGAGTTTCCGCAAGCAAGAGCTTCATGGACCTTAGTGATGTTAAACATTGTGGGAAAATGAGAGCTTTGGAGAAGTTGATGGCTTCTTGGATTTCAAAGGGTGATAAGATACTTTTATTCAGTTACTCTGTCAG GATGCTGGACATACTGGAGAATTTTCTAATTAGAAAAGGTTATAGCTTTGCAAGACTTGATGGTTCTACTCCGACTAATCTACGACAGTCTCTTGTAGATGATTTCAATGCGAGTCCCAGCAAACAG GTGTTTCTTATATCAACTAAAGCTGGTGGGTTGGGACTAAACCTTGTGAGTGCGAACCGTGTGGTTATATTTGACCCAAATTGGAACCCATCTCATGACTTGCAAGCGCAAGATAGATCATTTCGATATGGACAGAAACGTCATGTGGTTGTTTTTCGTTTGTTGAGTGCTGGTTCCCTTGAGGAACTAGTTTATACAAGGCAAGTATACAAACAACAGCTTTCAAACATTGCGGTTTCAGGGAAAATGGAGACAAGGTACTTTGAAGGCGTCCAG GACTGTAAAGAGTTTCAAGGCGAGCTATTTGGGATTTCAAATCTGTTCCGTGATCTCTCTGATAAGCTCTTCACTAGCGATATTGTTGAGTTGCATAGGGATAGTAACATCCATGAGAATAAGAGATCATTGCTTGAGGCAGGTGTTtcagaagatgaaagagaagaagaggtctTGTGCTCTTATAAACCCGAAACAGAGAAACCTATCCTTAAAGACTTGG GCATTGTGTATGCACATCGAAATGAAGATATCATCAACGGTGGAGAGACAACAACATCAATATCAACATCTCAGAGGTTCAATGGAGATAGTAATGGTGATGAGTGTGcggatcaaaagaagaagaagagaaaaggttGTAGTGAAGAGGTGGATATGTCTTCAAACAgggaacaaaaaagagagaagtacAAGATGTTAGCCGAGTTTAAAGGCATGGAGATACTGGATTTTAGTAGATGGGTACTGTCAGCTTCTCCATTTGATAGAGAGAAGCTACTTGAAGACTTTTTAGAAAGAGTCGAGTAA
- the LOC104754495 gene encoding unconventional prefoldin RPB5 interactor-like protein: MEPPAKGTVTPLASLFSEEEARKAASYVEEKIGEKRVEMNRLQQFVDENDNLINLVKKLPDQLHHNVMVPFGKIAFFPGRLIHTNECLVLLGENYYTDRSSKQTVDFLKRRDKTLQSQIHSLKAEIEDFQTEASFFTTTASEAAEGLVEIREEYVEEDDSAAVIQSSGKESSALPGGETEEVEPEDEDFARIMSRLNELEMEEELEGEDVDDRGEEHDSAVESAEESEHYLVKGIRGETDRNSIEYGRQETTVSFPKKASSHSSSTSAPMVSEPRVKAKVIEVIPEKNPQKDLDDPLNCIGPTPQYLSKDQSRGGTPQQNAGTWRDFQATSSVSRAKAKTNVAGPQKIESPMQKAEPEFDSTKAFTGSIVEHAHNLEASTHSQTQSSPSQPSKPVSRFKAQRR; this comes from the exons ATGGAGCCGCCGGCGAAAGGAACTGTGACGCCGTTAGCGTCGTTGTTCTCAGAGGAGGAAGCACGGAAAGCAGCAAGTTACGTGGAGGAGAAAATCGGAGAGAAGCGAGTAGAGATGAATCGTCTCCAACAGTTCGTAGATGAAAACGACAATCTCATCAATCTCGTCAAGAAGCTTCCCGATCAGCTCCATCACAACGTTATG GTTCCATTCGGCAAAATCGCCTTTTTCCCAGGTCGATTGATTCACACCAACGAGTGTTTG GTGTTGTTGGGAGAGAATTACTATACTGATAGATCATCGAAACAAACTGTTGACTTCttgaagagaagagacaagACTTTACAGTCTCAAATTCATTCTCTTAAAGCTGAGATTGAAGATTTTCAAACGGAGGCTTCATTCTTCACTACAACTGCTTCTGAAGCAGCG GAAGGACTTGTTGAGATAAGAGAAGAgtatgtagaagaagatgactcTGCAGCTGTGATTCAGTCAAGTGGAAAAGAGTCTTCTGCTCTTCCTGGAGGAGAGACTGAAGAAGTTGAACCTGAAGACGAGGATTTTGCACGAATCATGTCCAGGTTGAATGAACTTGAAATGGAAGAAGAACTGGAGGGTGAGGATGTGGACGATAGAGGTGAAGAACATGATTCTGCTGTAGAAAGTGCGGAGGAGAGCGAGCACTATTTGGTGAAAGGAATTAGAGGTGAGACAGACCGCAATAGTATTGAATACGGGAGACAGGAAACCACCGTATCTTTTCCTAAGAAAGCTTCCAGCCATAGCTCTTCCACTAGCGCACCCATGGTTTCAGAG CCAAGAGTTAAAGCCAAAGTTATTGAAGTGATACCGGAGAAAAATCCACAAAAAGACCTAGACGATCCGCTCAAT TGTATCGGACCAACGCCACAATATCTTTCCAAAG ATCAATCACGTGGCGGAACCCCTCAGCAAAACGCTGGAACATGGAGAGACTTTCAAGCGACCTCTTCTGTTTCCAGAGCAAAGGCAAAAACCAATGTTGCAGGACCACAAAAGATTGAG TCACCTATGCAGAAAGCAGAGCCCGAGTTTGATTCTACCAAG GCTTTTACGGGATCGATCGTAGAGCATGCCCATAATCTAGAGGCCAGCACACACAGCCAAACGCAG TCTTCACCGTCTCAACCATCAAAACCAGTTTCAAGATTTAAGGCCCAGAGAAGGTAG
- the LOC104754499 gene encoding putative E3 ubiquitin-protein ligase RING1b, whose product MPALKNLSAADEEYDQLGRNSEADRFNPEANETGGDPEKMDDKDGSGDEEDDVKRDQVEAEDEEALEEDSKERSKSSSGGEQSESDSEYVDIDLADIRRDVQCSICLGIIRKTRTVMECLHRFCQECIDKSMRLGNNECPTCRKHCASRRSLRDDPNFDAFIATLFKDIDKYEEEELAFSQDDETRNKQIQASIARVSQRQSSALAKKKSFGKDVAVFSRSRRSASGSRRRRNCRSMEQDTSEAHDDDDDQNNGGKDSSSDEPCAPQRKRKKRSKTQPSSSAANNNDNCAGNGTEQAHRRDSRGISPGLVWNAEMLAWGRGGTRSNTRQGHNNHQGASSKRNARLNRLVEYLGSLEGNNVELDIPLKLISLDAQCLPDLVQPYLRCRPTLLVKQLCEYVARQMQLKAEEVELLVSKEGDKANGNQTSTEKMQSLKDDETLAMLKVDCISNLGDTIVVYRQKKIG is encoded by the exons atgCCTGCTTTGAAGAACTTGTCCGCCGCCGATGAAGAGTACGACCAACTGGGTCGGAACTCAGAAGCTGACAGATTCAATCCCGAAGCTAACGAGACAGGAGGAGATCCGGAGAAAATGGATGACAAGGACGGAAGTGGAGATGAGGAAGACGACGTGAAACGTGACCAAGTTGAAGCAGAGGATGAAGAAGCGTTAGAAGAAG ATTCTAAGGAAAGAAGTAAGTCTTCTTCAGGAGGAGAGCAATCAGAATCAGATTCAGA ATATGTAGATATTGATCTAGCGGATATCCGTAGGGACGTGCAATGCTCCATATGTTTAG GAATTATAAGGAAAACAAGGACTGTGATGGAATGTCTCCACCGGTTTTGCCAAGAGTGCATTGATAAGTCAATGAGATTGGG GAACAATGAGTGTCCTACTTGCAGGAAACATTGTGCAAGCCGACGTTCTTTAAGAGACGACCCAAACTTTGATGCTTTTATAGCAACTTTGTTCAAAGATATTGATAAATATGAGGAGGAG GAATTGGCTTTTAGTCAAGATGACGAGACTCGTAATAAACAG ATTCAAGCATCTATAGCTCGAGTATCACAACGACAGTCTTCAGcccttgcaaaaaaaaagtcttttggTAAAGACGTAGCAGTCTTTTCGAGATCCCGACGTAGTGCTAGTGGctccagaagaagaaggaactgCAGAAGCATGGAACAGGATACATCAGAAgcccatgatgatgatgatgatcaaaacAACGGAGGCAAAGATTCTTCTTCAGATGAGCCTTGTGCCCCGCAGAGAAAACGGAAAAAGCGCTCAAAAACTcagccttcttcttcagctgcaaACAACAACGATAACTGCGCAGGTAATGGCACAGAGCAGGCGCATCGTAGGGACAGCAGAGGAATATCCCCTGGGCTTGTGTGGAATGCGGAAATGCTTGCATGGGGAAGAGGCGGTACACGGAGTAACACGAGGCAAGGACATAATAACCACCAGGGAGCTAGTAGTAAGAGGAATGCTCGCTTGAATAGACTTGTGGAATATCTCGGGAGCTTAGAGGGTAACAATGTCGAG TTGGATATACCTCTTAAGCTTATCTCGCTGGATGCACAATGTTTACCAGACTTAGTTCAGCCATATCTTCGTTGCCGACCTACTTTGCTAGTAAAACAACTCTGCGAA TACGTGGCTCGCCAGATGCAATTGAAGGCTGAAGAGGTTGAATTGTTGGTGTCTAAGGAAGGGGATAAGGCAAATGGGAATCAGACCTCAACTGAGAAGATGCAAAGTCTTAAAGATGATGAAACCCTGGCAATGCTAAAAGTTGATTGCATATCGAACCTTGGAGATACG attgTAGTGTACCGCCAAAAGAAAATCGGATAG